Part of the Acidimicrobiales bacterium genome, TCACTGGTCATCGGAGGACTCCTTTCGTTCGTTCATCAGGCTTCCGGCTTCTGGAGGACCGCCTCGATCTCGAGGGTGATCTGGATCTTGTCGCCCACCACGACGCCACCACCCTCGAGGGGCATGTTGATGGTGATGTCGAAGTCCTTGCGGTTGATCTCGGTCGCGGCCGAGAAGCCGGCCCGGGTGCCACCGAAG contains:
- a CDS encoding YceI family protein, with translation FGGTRAGFSAATEINRKDFDITINMPLEGGGVVVGDKIQITLEIEAVLQKPEA